TCCCTTTTAAAAGATCTTTCAATTCCATAAAGGTAGGCGGTTTTACGGCATAATAATCCGCCCCTAGATTATAGGCGGTCCGGATATGCATCGCACTGCTGCTGGTGGATATCATGATAATCTTTATATTTTTGAAATCGCTACCGCCGTTTCGAATTTCTTTAAGGCATTCAAATCCGTTTTTCGGGGCATATTGATATCCAGAAATATCGTTTCAGGAAGATGCTTCGCCTTTTCAAGGGTTTCCAGCAGTTCGCAGCCGTCTGCCGTCTGCACTACCAAAATGGGCAGGTTTAATTCTTCGACTGCATCAGCAAACAGCAGTCTGTCATCTTCGTCATCTTCAGCCAGATAAATAATCTTCTCCCAATTCTGCTTTTGTGACATAGTTTTAAATTTATATTGCGGCAGGTAAAAATAGATCTGAAAGCCGCAGTGGTTAAAAAAACTTAGGTCTTAGACTATTGAAAATAGAATTACATTTTTTGGTGGTAACTGTAAAGATAATTCTTTTTTTCTAAAAGAAAAAACTTTCAAAAAAATGATGATTTCTGTGGGCTGAAATGCCTGTTTGGAAAAATCAAAATATGCTGGCGGCGCTGGTTTAAAAAAATCCAAAATAAATACCTGCCGTAAATTCTGAATAAAGTCTTTCTGCTTAATTGCAGCATAATCCAGACCGCCCGTAAAATCAGTGTTTTGATTTTTTGTTATTATTTAGAACATAATATTTTTAAAAATTGTTACCATCTGTGCTAATTTTGACAGGTATAAATGATAAAGATTATGAACCGGGCTATTGTACACATTGACATGAACACCTTTTTCGTCTCCTGCGAAAGGCTTACCAATTCAGAGCTTAAAGGGATTCCGCTGATTATCGGCGGGGGCGAGCGCGGCGTTGTGGCTTCCTGCTCCTATGAGGCGCGCCGTTTCGGGGTGCGTTCGGCAATGCCCATCCAGATGGCGCTCAGGCTTTGTCCTCAGGCCAAGGTTATGAAAGGCGATATGGAACTCTATTCAAGGCTCTCCCATGACGTTACCGAAATCATTCAGGAGAAAGCCCCTGTGGTGGAAAAGGCCTCTATTGATGAATTTTATCTTGACATCACCGGAATGGATAAATTCTACGGAAGCTACAAGTGGACCGATGAGCTGGCGCAGCGCATCACAAAGGAAACCGGCCTTCCCCTCACCTTTGCCCTTTCCATCAATAAAACGGTATCGAAGATCGGAACAGGTGAAGGAAAACAGAAACAGAACCTGGAGATCCCGGAGCATCTGGTGCAGTCTTTTTTAAACCCGCTCTCAGTTCGGAAAATACCGATGGTGGGCGATAAAACCTTCCAGCTCTTATCCCGAATCGGCATACGCACCATTAAGACCCTTTCTGAAATGCCAGCCGAAGCGCTCCAGCGCATGATCGGCCAGAACGGCATTGAACTCTGGAAAAAAGCCAATGGCATTGACAACAACCCCGTGGAACCGTATACCGAAAGAAAGTCGATTTCCACCGAGCATACTTTTTCACAGGATACAATCGACATCGACAAGCTTGGAAGGGTTATCCTGGGTATGGTCGAGAAGCTTTCGTATCAGCTGCGCTCCGAGCAGTGGCTCACCTCAACGGTTACGGTCAAGATCCGGTATGCCAACTTTGATACAGAAACCAAGCAGTGCAGGGTGCAGTACACTTCGGCTGACCATCTGCTGACCCAGACCGCAATGGATCTTTTTGACAAACTCTACCAGCGCCGGATGCGCCTGCGCCTGATTGGGGTGCGTTTCAGCGGACTGGTGCGGGGAACCTATCAGATTGACCTGTTTAACGATACCCAGGAAATGCTGGCGCTCTACCAGGCTATGGACCGGATGAAAAACCGTTACGGTTTTGATGCGGTGATGCGCTGCGCCGGTGCTTCCTTTAAGCCGAATACCAAAGACGAAATCTTAAAACGTAAAAAATAAATCATGTATCTCAACTGCCATTCCTTCCACTCCCTGCGTTATGGCACCATACCGCTTGAAGAGCTGATATCCAAGGCAGCCGCCTTGGGTGTCAGGGCTATGGCACTCACTGATATTAATACCGTAACAGGGATATATGATTTCATAAAAGGATGCCAGGCTGCAGGTATCAAGCCTATTGTCGGAATAGAATTCCGGTCAGAGCATCAGCTTCGCTATATCGGGCTGGCAAAAAATGCGGCGGGCCTTGCTGAGATGAACCGCTTTCTGACCCGGCATAATTTTGAGAATGCCCCGCTTACTTTGTCCGCTCCGGACTTTGAAAATGTTTTTGTGATTTATCCTCTGGAGAATGTGCCCGCAGTTTTAAAAGAACATGAGTTTATCGGGATTCGTCCTGAACAGACCCCTGTACTGATTCTCAGTGACTGGAAGAACCAAATAGACAAGATGGTCGTGCTCCAGCCTGTTACCTTCCGCACCAAAACGGAATACAAGCTGCACAAGATACTGCGGGCCGTCGACCTGAATGTAATTCTTTCACGACTCGGCAATCCCGATTACTGCAGGAAAACAGAAGTGATGGTGGATCTGGGCAGGATCCTGAAATGTTATGAAGGATACCCGCAGATCATTTCCAATACGGAAATGATTATTGAGCAGTGCAATTTTGAATTTGATTTCAAAACGCCGAAAAACAAGAAATACTACACCAATAACAAAAAGGATGACTTGCAGCTTCTGACCACCCTTGCCCAGAAGGGGCTCGAATGGCGCTATGGAAAAAATAATGCAGAAGCAAAATCAAGAATGTTCCGAGAGCTCAAGGTAATTGACCAGCTGGAATTCAGCGGCTATTTTTTAATCACCTGGGATATCATCCGATTCAGCAATTCTCAGAGGTTTCTGCACATTGGGCGTGGCAGCGGCGCCAACAGCATCATCGCCTACTGCCTTGGGATTACCGATATATGTCCTTTGGAACTGGATCTGTATTTTGAGCGTTTTTTGAACCTGAACCGCAAAAGTCCTCCCGATTTTGACATTGACTGGAGCTGGAAGGAACGTGACATAATTCTGGAATACATTTTCTCGCGTTACGGATATGACCATGTGGCATTCTGCGGCACCAATGTAGAATTCAAATATCGTTCTATTTTTCGCGAGGTAGGCAAGGTTTTTGGGCTTCCTAAGGAAGAACTCGATGCGCTTGCCAAAAACCCGATGACCCTGCATCCGGCAAACGAAGTCGTCCGTGAAGTGCAGCAGTACGGCATGATGCTGGAGAAATATCCCAACCAGAGAAGCATGCATTCCTGCGGCATCCTGATTTCCGAAGAGCCCATCACCAACTATTCCGTGCTGGAAATGCCTCCAAAGGGGTTTCCCATCGTGCTTTTTGACATGCATACCGCCGAAGATATCGGGCTTGAAAAGTTTGATATCCTGAGCCAGCGCGGGATCGGCCATATTGATGACAGCGTAAAACTGATTGAGAAAAACCGAGGCATAAGGCTCAACATCCGTGACACCTCGATTTCAAAAGATGAAGCCAGCTGCAACAGCTTTCTTTCAATGGGAAAAACCATAGGCTGTTTTTATATCGAGAGCCCTGCCATGAGAGGGCTGCTGCGGCGTCTGAAATGTGACAATTATAAAACCCTTGTGGCAGCCTCCTCCATCATACGCCCGGGGGTCGCGCAATCGGGAATGATGAAGGAATATATCTTCAGGCACAATCATCCCGACAGGTTTGAATACTTCCATCCGGTGTTCGAGCAGCAGCTCGGGGAAACCTACGGCATTATGGTATATCAGGAAGATGTCATTAAAATTGCCCTGCATTACGGCGGGCTTCCTGCAGCCGACGGGGACATTCTGCGCCGTGCCATGTCTGGAAAAGGACGCTCCAAAGCCGCATTGCAGAAAGTAAAAGACAATTTTTTTGCATCCTGCGCGGCCCAGGGGCACCCCTTGGCGCTCAGCCAGGAAATATACCGCCAGATCGAGTCCTTTGCCGGATATTCGTTCTGCAAGGCACACTCAGCCTCCTATGCCGTGGAAAGCTACCAGAGCCTGTATCTGAAAGTGCATTATCCAATCGAATTTATGGTGGCGGTAATCAACAATCAGGGTGGTTTCTACCGAACCGAAGTGTATGTCCACGAAGCGAAGATGTCAGGGGCGGCAGTGCACAATCCCTGCGTGAACAAAAGCCAGTTGGAAACCACTTTGTATGGTTCCGATGTCTATCTGGGGTTCATGCACCTGCAGAGCCTTGAATCCAAAACAGCTGTTTTGATCCAGCAGGAACGGGAAAAAAATGGGCTTTACAAGTCACTGGAGGATTTTATCAACCGCATACCCATTGGAATTGAAGCCATACAGATTCTGATTTTCATCGGCGCATTCCGGTTCACCGGGAAAACAAAAAACCAGCTGCTGGTCATTGCCCGTCTAATTCTGGTAAACTTCAAGCCCGAGAACCGCGCACCGATGCTGCTTCATGAGCCTGTAAAGGAATTTGTACTGCCGCAGCTGGAACGCTCCCCTTTTGAAGATGCCTTTGATGAGATTGAACTGCTGGGCTTTCCGGTCTCCTGTTCCCCTTTTGATCTGCTTCAGACTCCTTTCAGGGGAAGTGTCATGGCAAAAGACCTTTTGGACCATCATAAAAAACAGGTCCGAATGCTGGCTTATCTGATCTCCCGCAAGCATGTGCCCACAAAGATGGGCGCTATGTATTTCGGCACCTGGATAGATGCTGAAGGGCAGCTTTTTGATACGGCGCATTTTACCGACAGCCTGGCCATGTATCCTTTTCAGGGAGGAGGATGCTACCTGCTGCTGGGCAGTGTGGAAGTGGATTACCATTTCCCCACCATAACGGTTACCAAGATGGCTAAAATGCCCTTTATACCAGATCCGCGCTATGAACAGGAGAACGACTGGAAATACAGGGCGCAGCAGAGAATACGCGAAGATGTGAGCATGACCCATCGCGCTCCCTATCCGCAGGAACATGAAATCAATATTCCAAGGCTTAAAATGAGCAATTAACAGGCTTCTTCGGCTTTAGGCTTTAAGCCTGCACTGAGTATGAACTAAAAAAATAAAGAACATGATGCTTTTTGATGACACCGAAATTTTTTCATCAGGCAACGGCGGCAGGAGAATATTTGACGTCCCTGATGCCGACCTGCTGCTAATTGATAATTTCTTCAGCAAAACCGAATCCGATCATTACTACAATGTTTTATACCACGGCACACCGTGGAGGGAATATGAAATGCCCATGTATGACAAAGTGGTTACAGCTCCCCGCATGATCTCGTGGTACGGGGACAGCAGCAGGCCTGAACGTAAATCAAATCCGGATTGGCCTTTGGAACTGCTCCAGATCAGGGAGCGCGTGGAAAAGGAAACCCGCATAAACTTTAACGGCGTACTGCTCAATTTGTACAGAGATGGCACCGATGGTGTGGGATGGCACAGCGACAAGACCTCATCGAGCAATAAGAATATGAACATCGCTTCTGTGACTTTCGGAGAAACGCGTCTGTTCCGCCTGCGTCATAAAGTACTCAAAAATATGGCGCCAATCGAGATTCCGCTGCACCACGGAACCTTTCTTCTCATGGCAGGCAGCACCAATACCTACTGGGAGCACCAGGTGCCTAAGACGGCCCGTCCCGTACTGCCCAGAATCAACCTTACCTTTCGTCAGGTCAGGGAAATATAAAATAACGACTCCTTTCTAACCGACTGAAAACCATAGCAATCCTATAATAATAGGGGATTAAAATATAACAGCTTTATTTTTCTGTCATGTTAACTTTGGAATTCACTATTAAATTTAAAAATCATGGAAAATCTACATAATAACGGACAAGAGCAGAACGCTCATATTGATATTTCACAGCAGGCTGAAATCCAGCAGTGGGCTGAAAAGTTAAATGTCCCTGAGGAGATATTAAAAGATGCCGTAAGGGCAGCAGGCACTACTGTGGAAGAAGTAGCTGAGCACTTGAATGATAATTCTCCTTCTAGAGAAAGCGCCTCAGAAACCGTTCGCTTGAAAGACGGTCCCTGGCATGATGAAAAAGGGAATGGTAAGCATCAAAATCCGCAGGGAAAAAGCATTGAAGAGGCAACAGACCCTTCAAAACTATCACAGCTTTAAGTTTCAAAAAACTTAATTATCATTCATAGTAATAACTGCTTTATAAAAAGTAAAAACGAAAATAGGTAAAAGAATCCTGAAGGGCATTTTTTTGATTAAGCAGTCAAATGATGCTCTTCAGGATTTTATTTTAAGATAAATGCTTTCTAATTAACCGATAGGTAATCATCCTGAATATAACAATTGCTTCTTACCCTTCTTTTGAGTTAATTCCATAAATTTGTGCTGCAGACTCTTTGATCTGCCCCTCTGCTTTAAAAATAAATAGAGATCAAAAACATTCCGTTTAAAAATGAACGATCCGATTCTAGAAAACCTTAATCCCAGCCAGCTCCAAGCCGTGAAAACCACAGAAGGTTATGTGCGCGTTATTGCAGGAGCCGGCTCAGGAAAAACAAAGGCCCTTACCTCCCGCTTTGCCTACATTGTGGACAGGCTGGGAATCAATTCCTCCAATATCCTCTGCGTGACCTTTACCAATAAAGCGGCACAGGAAATGAAAAGGCGCGTCAAGGCGCTCATTGGCGATCTTTTTGATGTCAGCTTCATCACAACCTATCACGGTTTCTGCGTACGGTTTCTGCGTGAGGAAATAAATAAAATCCATTACCCGAAAAATTTTATCATACTGGATGCCGAAGACCAGAAAACCATTTTAAGGGAGGTGTTCAACGAACTGGACATCAATTCGAAAAACCTCACTTTCAAACAGGTGCTCCGCTTTATCTCCAAACAGAAAAGCACCTCCGATTATCTGGGGTACATGCTCGAGAATAAAAGCTTTGGGCCCGATGAAAAGGAATCGCTCTCCAGCCGCGTGTATCAGAAATACCTCGACAAGCAGAAGCGCAATTATGCGCTGGATTTTGATGACCTGATCCATTTTACGGCTTTCATACTCGACAGCAATCCTGATGTGCTTTTCAAATGGCAGCAAATGCTGCATTACATACAGGTCGATGAGGCGCAGGACAGCTCCGACAGCCAGTTCCATCTGGTGGAAATGCTCTCGCGTGTGCACCAGAACCTGTTTCTGGTAGGGGATCCCGACCAGACGATCTATGAGTGGCGCGGTGCGAAACCCGAATACCTGGTGGAATTCGACAGGATGTTTCCTGACACGAAAACCATTATCATGAACCAGAACTACCGCTCTACGCCAAACATCCTCAAAGTAGGCAACCATATTATCAAAAACAACAAGGTAAGGGTGGACAAGGATATGGTCACGGATAATCCCGAAGGAGTTGAAGTGGTGCATTTCCATGGAAAAAATGACTTTGAGGAAACCTTCTGGGTGGCTTCCGAAATCAAGGAAATCCTTAAAACGGAAAATGCCGCTTACTCTGATATTACCATTTTATACCGTTCCAACCATCTCTCCAGAAATATCGAGCAGGCACTGATCAAAGAAAATATTCCCTACGCCATATTTGGTGGCGTGCGTTTCTTTGAAAGAAAGGAAATCAAAGATGTGCTTTCCTTTTTAAGGCTTATCGTCCAGGGCGATAATTTCTCTTTTCTGCGCATTCACAA
The sequence above is a segment of the Flavobacterium sp. genome. Coding sequences within it:
- the dinB gene encoding DNA polymerase IV: MNRAIVHIDMNTFFVSCERLTNSELKGIPLIIGGGERGVVASCSYEARRFGVRSAMPIQMALRLCPQAKVMKGDMELYSRLSHDVTEIIQEKAPVVEKASIDEFYLDITGMDKFYGSYKWTDELAQRITKETGLPLTFALSINKTVSKIGTGEGKQKQNLEIPEHLVQSFLNPLSVRKIPMVGDKTFQLLSRIGIRTIKTLSEMPAEALQRMIGQNGIELWKKANGIDNNPVEPYTERKSISTEHTFSQDTIDIDKLGRVILGMVEKLSYQLRSEQWLTSTVTVKIRYANFDTETKQCRVQYTSADHLLTQTAMDLFDKLYQRRMRLRLIGVRFSGLVRGTYQIDLFNDTQEMLALYQAMDRMKNRYGFDAVMRCAGASFKPNTKDEILKRKK
- a CDS encoding alpha-ketoglutarate-dependent dioxygenase AlkB, whose amino-acid sequence is MMLFDDTEIFSSGNGGRRIFDVPDADLLLIDNFFSKTESDHYYNVLYHGTPWREYEMPMYDKVVTAPRMISWYGDSSRPERKSNPDWPLELLQIRERVEKETRINFNGVLLNLYRDGTDGVGWHSDKTSSSNKNMNIASVTFGETRLFRLRHKVLKNMAPIEIPLHHGTFLLMAGSTNTYWEHQVPKTARPVLPRINLTFRQVREI
- the dnaE gene encoding DNA polymerase III subunit alpha gives rise to the protein MYLNCHSFHSLRYGTIPLEELISKAAALGVRAMALTDINTVTGIYDFIKGCQAAGIKPIVGIEFRSEHQLRYIGLAKNAAGLAEMNRFLTRHNFENAPLTLSAPDFENVFVIYPLENVPAVLKEHEFIGIRPEQTPVLILSDWKNQIDKMVVLQPVTFRTKTEYKLHKILRAVDLNVILSRLGNPDYCRKTEVMVDLGRILKCYEGYPQIISNTEMIIEQCNFEFDFKTPKNKKYYTNNKKDDLQLLTTLAQKGLEWRYGKNNAEAKSRMFRELKVIDQLEFSGYFLITWDIIRFSNSQRFLHIGRGSGANSIIAYCLGITDICPLELDLYFERFLNLNRKSPPDFDIDWSWKERDIILEYIFSRYGYDHVAFCGTNVEFKYRSIFREVGKVFGLPKEELDALAKNPMTLHPANEVVREVQQYGMMLEKYPNQRSMHSCGILISEEPITNYSVLEMPPKGFPIVLFDMHTAEDIGLEKFDILSQRGIGHIDDSVKLIEKNRGIRLNIRDTSISKDEASCNSFLSMGKTIGCFYIESPAMRGLLRRLKCDNYKTLVAASSIIRPGVAQSGMMKEYIFRHNHPDRFEYFHPVFEQQLGETYGIMVYQEDVIKIALHYGGLPAADGDILRRAMSGKGRSKAALQKVKDNFFASCAAQGHPLALSQEIYRQIESFAGYSFCKAHSASYAVESYQSLYLKVHYPIEFMVAVINNQGGFYRTEVYVHEAKMSGAAVHNPCVNKSQLETTLYGSDVYLGFMHLQSLESKTAVLIQQEREKNGLYKSLEDFINRIPIGIEAIQILIFIGAFRFTGKTKNQLLVIARLILVNFKPENRAPMLLHEPVKEFVLPQLERSPFEDAFDEIELLGFPVSCSPFDLLQTPFRGSVMAKDLLDHHKKQVRMLAYLISRKHVPTKMGAMYFGTWIDAEGQLFDTAHFTDSLAMYPFQGGGCYLLLGSVEVDYHFPTITVTKMAKMPFIPDPRYEQENDWKYRAQQRIREDVSMTHRAPYPQEHEINIPRLKMSN
- a CDS encoding UvrD-helicase domain-containing protein, which encodes MNDPILENLNPSQLQAVKTTEGYVRVIAGAGSGKTKALTSRFAYIVDRLGINSSNILCVTFTNKAAQEMKRRVKALIGDLFDVSFITTYHGFCVRFLREEINKIHYPKNFIILDAEDQKTILREVFNELDINSKNLTFKQVLRFISKQKSTSDYLGYMLENKSFGPDEKESLSSRVYQKYLDKQKRNYALDFDDLIHFTAFILDSNPDVLFKWQQMLHYIQVDEAQDSSDSQFHLVEMLSRVHQNLFLVGDPDQTIYEWRGAKPEYLVEFDRMFPDTKTIIMNQNYRSTPNILKVGNHIIKNNKVRVDKDMVTDNPEGVEVVHFHGKNDFEETFWVASEIKEILKTENAAYSDITILYRSNHLSRNIEQALIKENIPYAIFGGVRFFERKEIKDVLSFLRLIVQGDNFSFLRIHNHPSRGLGKKFLERLSLLAGEQNLSLLQALQNNIEDKELNKKGAADFLALVEELKTDAQTNSISDLVKIILDKSGLSELYRKDGDEDRLENIKELVSSMLLLEKENNGPVNIVEYLQEIALYTDLDKDTENQDKVRLMTIHISKGLEFPYVFLCGFTEGVLPSALSIKERRKRAIEEERRLMYVAVTRAEKRFYMTDSEGFNFTTGLSKYPSRFLFEIKEEFYVRKGKLSAEILQAAQSSAAASKNSEDTEFIEGDLVMHPVWNKGKVLAVDREKNQYTVHFFEMGKEKPIDFSFRFLTAASDVELEGSSPAALLNIHENLKNAPDPFADQEQQNGFAENEDSRIFNDKNTDSKKEEW
- a CDS encoding DUF3606 domain-containing protein translates to MENLHNNGQEQNAHIDISQQAEIQQWAEKLNVPEEILKDAVRAAGTTVEEVAEHLNDNSPSRESASETVRLKDGPWHDEKGNGKHQNPQGKSIEEATDPSKLSQL